One genomic segment of Terrihabitans soli includes these proteins:
- a CDS encoding endonuclease/exonuclease/phosphatase family protein — MNVRVLTWNIQGGRIGKAGRSDLAPVVGLIRRWEPDIVALQEVDSRRCAPGDAPAFTFITQQLGFHAVEAKTIIAKDGGEYGQMLSSRWALARTEVHDISVPHREPRRAIEAEIDTPAGRVLVFASHFGLTFGERRKQAETVARLAAKSRHPAIVLGDFNDWTRHGAVQKALSGGFPALTQHRTWPSFFPVMRLDRVFCRPASALRNSRTDPEGARFSDHLPIIADINLAV; from the coding sequence GTGAATGTGCGTGTTCTGACCTGGAACATTCAGGGCGGGCGGATCGGCAAAGCCGGCCGGTCCGACCTCGCGCCGGTCGTCGGGCTCATCCGGCGCTGGGAGCCGGACATCGTCGCCTTGCAGGAAGTGGATTCCCGCCGGTGCGCTCCGGGGGATGCGCCGGCCTTCACCTTCATTACCCAGCAGCTCGGCTTTCATGCCGTCGAGGCCAAGACCATCATTGCCAAAGACGGCGGTGAATACGGACAGATGCTGTCGAGCCGCTGGGCTCTGGCACGGACCGAAGTTCACGACATTTCTGTCCCCCACCGCGAACCGCGCCGCGCCATCGAGGCGGAGATCGACACCCCAGCGGGCCGCGTCCTGGTTTTCGCCTCGCATTTCGGCCTGACCTTCGGCGAGCGCCGCAAGCAGGCGGAAACCGTGGCGCGGCTGGCGGCGAAAAGCCGGCATCCGGCGATCGTGCTTGGCGATTTCAACGACTGGACGCGGCACGGGGCAGTTCAGAAGGCCCTGTCCGGCGGCTTCCCGGCTTTGACCCAGCACCGGACCTGGCCGAGCTTCTTTCCAGTCATGCGGCTCGACCGGGTGTTCTGCCGCCCAGCTTCCGCCCTCCGCAACAGCCGTACGGACCCCGAAGGGGCCCGATTTTCCGACCACCTGCCCATTATCGCCGACATAAATTTGGCCGTTTGA
- a CDS encoding DUF3369 domain-containing protein, with protein MAQSEFILLVDDGPEPPSLPLARWKVAVIDDDPAVHSGTRFALQDYQLNGRRLELLPAHSAREGRELLKAHPDIAVILLDVVMEHDSAGLELVEYIRTELKNEICRIILRTGQPGQAPERRVIVDYDINDYKAKTELTADKLFTAMTAALRSYEQLKRLTETRRGLEIIVEAASDVFETGSLNKFSEGVLTQLSSLIDADCAGMLVLREESDNSDFRVLAGSGTYRDFATIERRAAITRDLSQLIERAFSDRKHSFLDGRTLLYLRTASGREIVVLLDATKHLSDTDRALVEVFCSRLAIAFDNVSLYDQLQEANANLEQRVEIRTRELSTANERLELQWSRLRTAATFKSEVLGTVAHDLKNPLAVVLGRTEMLTEFLSMSPLPAEQAEQQISHIRKAVHRLIEMIDSLIGDAMKDADNIALRHDHFDLAKLVAETVEANRTLGERKEQTITLTAPDELMTWGDADRLREAIDNLLSNAVKYSPLKGEILVDVIGDQEGAVVSISDSGPGLSPEDEGRLFGRFQRLSAKPTGGESSTGLGLSIVKRIVDLHGGAILVDKGPLGGARFTLSLPHRRAHESESNP; from the coding sequence ATGGCGCAAAGCGAATTTATCCTACTCGTCGACGACGGGCCCGAACCGCCGTCGCTACCGCTTGCGCGGTGGAAGGTCGCCGTCATTGACGACGACCCTGCCGTGCATAGCGGCACGCGCTTCGCGCTGCAGGATTATCAGCTCAACGGAAGACGGCTCGAACTTCTGCCCGCGCATTCGGCGCGCGAAGGTCGCGAGCTTCTCAAGGCACATCCCGACATTGCGGTCATTCTGCTCGACGTCGTGATGGAGCATGACTCCGCGGGTCTCGAACTCGTCGAATACATCCGCACCGAACTGAAGAACGAAATCTGCCGCATCATCCTGCGCACCGGCCAACCGGGCCAGGCACCCGAGCGCCGCGTGATCGTCGATTACGATATCAACGACTACAAAGCGAAAACCGAACTCACCGCCGACAAGCTCTTCACCGCGATGACGGCGGCGCTACGCAGCTATGAGCAGCTCAAGCGCCTGACCGAGACGCGCCGCGGCCTCGAGATCATCGTCGAGGCGGCTTCCGATGTTTTCGAAACGGGCTCGCTGAATAAATTTTCCGAAGGCGTTCTTACTCAGCTCTCTTCGCTGATCGATGCCGATTGCGCCGGCATGCTGGTGCTGCGCGAGGAAAGCGACAATTCCGATTTCCGTGTTCTCGCTGGCTCCGGCACCTATCGCGATTTTGCGACTATCGAGCGCCGAGCGGCCATCACGCGCGATCTCAGCCAGCTGATCGAACGCGCCTTCTCGGACCGCAAACATTCCTTCCTCGACGGCCGCACGCTTTTGTATCTGCGCACCGCGAGCGGCCGCGAGATCGTCGTTTTGCTCGACGCGACCAAACATCTGTCGGACACCGATCGCGCGCTTGTTGAAGTGTTCTGCAGCCGCCTCGCCATCGCCTTCGACAATGTGTCGCTTTACGACCAGCTGCAGGAAGCCAACGCAAATCTCGAACAGCGCGTCGAAATCAGAACGCGCGAGCTTTCGACCGCCAATGAGCGGCTCGAGCTACAGTGGTCGCGCCTGCGCACCGCTGCGACCTTTAAGAGCGAAGTTCTCGGCACCGTCGCGCACGATCTGAAAAATCCGCTCGCGGTCGTGCTTGGCCGCACGGAGATGCTCACCGAATTTCTGTCCATGTCGCCGCTCCCCGCCGAACAGGCCGAGCAGCAGATCAGCCATATCCGCAAAGCGGTGCATCGGCTGATCGAGATGATCGACAGCCTGATCGGCGATGCGATGAAGGATGCGGACAATATCGCGCTGCGCCATGATCATTTCGACTTGGCAAAACTCGTCGCGGAAACGGTCGAGGCCAACCGGACGCTCGGCGAGCGCAAGGAACAAACGATCACGCTGACTGCGCCGGACGAACTCATGACCTGGGGCGATGCCGACCGCCTGCGCGAGGCGATCGACAATCTTCTGTCCAACGCCGTGAAATACTCACCGCTGAAGGGCGAGATTCTGGTCGATGTGATCGGTGATCAGGAAGGCGCCGTCGTCTCGATCTCGGATTCGGGCCCCGGCCTGTCGCCGGAAGACGAAGGCCGACTGTTCGGCCGCTTCCAGCGCCTGTCGGCCAAGCCCACCGGGGGCGAAAGCTCGACCGGTCTTGGACTATCCATCGTCAAGCGAATCGTCGATTTGCATGGCGGCGCCATCCTGGTCGATAAAGGCCCCCTTGGCGGCGCCCGTTTCACCCTGTCGCTGCCTCACAGACGGGCCCATGAGTCAGAATCAAACCCATAA
- a CDS encoding response regulator — MSQNQTHKIVVVDDEAAARDMIGDYLKLHGFVVTLCDGGPALRAHVKKDTPDLVVLDLNMPEEDGLSLIRFLKQEKPRLPVIMLTATASPIDRVVGLELGADDYLAKPAELRELLARIRSVLRRSAGGGAAAGGGTASETVKIGTKWLDMASRTLRDEKGEEHPLTNSEFTLLKAFADHPKRVLSRERLLDLANARDADAFDRAIDVRITRIRKKIEPDPGNPRVIRTVRGAGYVFSPDEKDI, encoded by the coding sequence ATGAGTCAGAATCAAACCCATAAGATCGTAGTCGTCGACGACGAGGCTGCGGCCCGCGACATGATCGGCGATTATTTGAAGCTGCACGGCTTCGTCGTGACGCTGTGCGACGGCGGCCCGGCTCTGCGCGCGCATGTCAAGAAGGACACGCCCGATCTCGTCGTCCTCGATCTCAACATGCCGGAAGAAGACGGCCTGTCGCTGATCCGCTTCCTGAAGCAGGAAAAGCCGCGCCTTCCCGTGATCATGCTGACGGCGACGGCAAGCCCGATCGACCGCGTCGTCGGCCTCGAACTTGGCGCCGACGACTATCTGGCAAAGCCCGCGGAACTGCGAGAACTTCTCGCCCGCATCCGTTCGGTCCTGCGCCGCAGCGCCGGCGGGGGAGCAGCAGCCGGCGGCGGCACTGCCTCGGAAACCGTCAAGATCGGGACCAAATGGCTCGATATGGCGAGCCGCACGCTGCGCGATGAAAAAGGCGAGGAACACCCCCTCACCAATTCGGAATTCACGCTCCTGAAGGCCTTCGCCGACCACCCCAAAAGAGTGCTGTCCCGCGAGCGCCTTCTGGACCTTGCCAATGCCCGCGATGCGGATGCTTTCGACCGCGCGATCGACGTGAGAATCACAAGAATTCGCAAGAAGATAGAGCCCGACCCCGGCAATCCGCGGGTGATCCGCACGGTGCGCGGCGCCGGCTACGTCTTCTCCCCCGACGAAAAAGACATCTGA
- a CDS encoding sensor histidine kinase has product MRIGPKILLVGAIPIAIAAVIAVAAWMLLGQADRARQGAVLAGAFYRNLSLAVAARDDYVKARPDERIKHLSEFASFAQQAQNDMNALISFAGDRAQQSKIDESRDALSLFMRRMAEYVQATDRNDLAAASMAERAASLIALTDQARARQHASNQDIMASLTDRDRKVRFAREIVDKAQELITGIDAVELHFARAPQDQKTGDYQLTRLMQIANELSKLLKEAGRTNSAEELPALVASYDAAIRASGGKPTEASKKLTDWSDRLLKVHSSERRKLHDEVAELLTYSVQANEIDQATQNIAIETLKLGQSTTKALTDRDQDETNRILQQSNNLSRRVASLPISPLIQSEMVDAIDQWRNALSGTEDALSTQNQMISDMDRSATSLLDRARDLNDDFTRFANSISDWVRSILIAGAAIGVLAGAILAIVVARSITQPLGSLKTRMMELANDPFAGPVAEGDRRDELGEMARAANFFVTEIGRREHALRRAKERADTALADLRQTQDDLIQYEKLASLGQLVAGVAHEINTPVGIALTTATSMSSEAKEFGDAAASGRLLRSEFERFVARIKEGTQLLQTNLNRAAELVYSFKQVAVDQTSGERRTFPLDSWLNELLTSLGPVLRKTGHEVKIECREGLTMDTYPGALAQVVTNLVMNAVSHAYDEDQAGHMVLRVEEQRSGWLRMTFKDDGRGIPPENHERIFEPFFTTGRAHGSTGLGLHIVYNLVTNSLQGRIDLESDVGKGTTFIIDLPKSVADAAPQKHFATA; this is encoded by the coding sequence ATGCGTATCGGACCGAAAATTCTTCTCGTCGGCGCGATTCCGATCGCGATCGCGGCGGTTATTGCGGTCGCCGCCTGGATGCTGCTCGGCCAGGCCGACCGCGCGCGCCAGGGTGCGGTTCTCGCCGGCGCCTTCTACCGGAATTTGAGCCTCGCGGTCGCCGCGCGCGACGACTATGTGAAGGCGCGCCCGGACGAGCGTATCAAGCATCTGTCGGAATTTGCGAGCTTTGCTCAGCAGGCGCAGAACGACATGAACGCGCTGATCTCCTTTGCCGGCGACCGCGCGCAGCAATCCAAAATCGATGAAAGCCGCGATGCGCTGAGTCTGTTCATGCGCCGTATGGCCGAATATGTACAGGCGACCGACCGCAACGATCTTGCCGCCGCCAGCATGGCCGAACGTGCGGCAAGCTTGATCGCCCTGACCGATCAGGCCCGTGCCCGCCAGCATGCCTCCAATCAGGACATCATGGCCTCGCTGACCGACCGCGACCGCAAAGTGCGGTTTGCACGCGAGATCGTCGACAAGGCGCAGGAACTCATCACCGGCATCGATGCTGTCGAGCTGCATTTCGCGCGCGCGCCGCAGGACCAGAAGACCGGCGACTACCAGCTCACCCGCCTGATGCAGATCGCCAACGAACTCTCGAAACTCCTGAAAGAGGCGGGCCGCACCAACAGCGCCGAAGAACTGCCGGCGCTCGTCGCCTCTTATGACGCCGCAATCCGCGCGAGCGGCGGCAAGCCCACCGAGGCCAGCAAAAAACTGACCGACTGGTCCGATCGTCTTTTGAAAGTGCATTCGAGCGAGCGCCGCAAACTGCACGACGAAGTTGCCGAGCTTCTGACCTATTCGGTTCAGGCCAACGAGATCGACCAGGCGACGCAGAACATCGCGATCGAGACGTTGAAACTTGGACAGTCAACGACCAAAGCCCTCACCGACCGCGACCAGGACGAGACCAACCGCATTCTGCAGCAGAGCAATAATCTCTCGCGCCGCGTTGCCTCCCTGCCGATCTCGCCGCTTATCCAGTCGGAAATGGTCGATGCGATCGATCAGTGGCGCAACGCGCTTTCGGGCACGGAAGACGCGCTCTCGACGCAGAACCAGATGATCTCGGACATGGACCGCAGTGCGACCTCGCTGCTCGACCGTGCGCGCGATCTGAACGATGATTTCACACGGTTCGCCAACAGCATTTCGGACTGGGTGCGCTCCATACTCATTGCCGGCGCGGCGATCGGCGTTCTGGCTGGCGCCATCCTTGCGATCGTTGTCGCCCGTTCGATTACCCAGCCGCTCGGCAGCCTCAAGACCCGCATGATGGAGCTCGCCAACGATCCGTTCGCGGGACCGGTTGCCGAGGGCGACCGGCGCGACGAACTCGGCGAAATGGCGCGCGCCGCCAATTTCTTCGTCACCGAAATCGGCCGCCGCGAACATGCGCTGCGGCGCGCCAAGGAACGCGCCGACACCGCGCTTGCGGATCTCAGACAGACGCAGGACGATCTTATTCAGTATGAAAAGCTCGCTTCGCTCGGCCAGCTCGTCGCCGGTGTCGCCCACGAGATCAACACGCCGGTCGGCATCGCGCTGACGACCGCGACCTCGATGAGCTCCGAGGCGAAAGAGTTCGGCGATGCGGCCGCCTCGGGCCGCCTCCTGCGCTCCGAATTCGAGCGCTTCGTCGCCCGCATCAAGGAAGGCACGCAGCTTCTGCAGACCAATCTCAACCGCGCCGCCGAACTCGTTTATTCGTTCAAACAAGTTGCCGTGGATCAGACGAGCGGCGAACGGCGCACCTTCCCGCTCGACAGCTGGCTCAACGAACTTCTGACCTCGCTCGGCCCCGTGCTGCGCAAGACCGGCCATGAAGTGAAGATCGAATGCCGGGAAGGCCTGACAATGGACACCTATCCCGGCGCGCTGGCGCAGGTCGTCACCAATCTCGTGATGAACGCCGTCTCGCATGCTTATGACGAGGATCAGGCGGGCCATATGGTGCTGCGCGTCGAAGAGCAGCGGAGCGGCTGGCTGCGCATGACCTTCAAGGACGACGGCCGCGGCATTCCGCCGGAAAATCACGAGCGCATTTTCGAGCCCTTCTTCACCACGGGACGCGCGCACGGCTCGACGGGCCTTGGCCTTCACATCGTCTACAATCTCGTGACCAACAGCCTTCAGGGCCGCATCGATCTCGAAAGCGATGTCGGCAAAGGCACGACCTTCATTATCGACCTTCCGAAAAGCGTGGCTGATGCCGCGCCCCAGAAACACTTCGCAACCGCGTGA
- a CDS encoding ABC transporter substrate-binding protein — protein MLKTSLCTAALFAALTFSANAKTLVFCSEGNPEAINPQIVTTTTGMNAGRPIFNNLVEFEPGTTVIKPSLAKTWEISADGTEYVFHLREGVKFHSNAVFKPTRTVNADDVIFSLERQWKMDHPFHNISGAKYDYFKDIGMPEILKGIEKIDDMTVKIVLTRAEAPFLANLAMDFNVVHSAEYADQMLKAGTPEKLDTEPVGTGPFQFVSYQKDVSIRYKANPDYWAGVQPISTLVFSITPHAGVRLTKLKAGECHVMAFPDPHDVEAIKTEPNLKLLSQEGLNIGYMSLNVTKPPLDNLKVRRAINMAIDKASIMEAVYRGAGVIAKNPIPPTMWSYNDDIKDYPYDIEGARKLMAEAGLSGGFETDLWYMPVSRAYNPDGKRVAELIQIDLAKIGIKLNLVTYPWDEYRSKLQQGEAPMALFGWTGDNGDPDNFLNVLLGCTAARIGGNNVAKWCDKDYDELITRAKATSDRTEREKLYRKAQEIVKREAPWVPIAHSVVFTATRKNVQNYKMDPLGRHPFEGVDLSDD, from the coding sequence ATGCTGAAAACATCGCTGTGCACTGCCGCGCTTTTTGCGGCGCTGACTTTCTCCGCCAACGCAAAGACCCTCGTCTTCTGCTCGGAAGGAAATCCGGAAGCGATCAATCCGCAGATCGTCACGACGACCACCGGCATGAATGCCGGCCGCCCGATCTTCAACAATCTCGTCGAGTTCGAACCGGGCACGACGGTCATCAAACCCTCGCTCGCCAAGACCTGGGAGATTTCGGCCGACGGCACGGAATATGTGTTCCATCTGCGCGAGGGCGTGAAGTTTCATTCCAACGCCGTGTTCAAGCCGACACGCACGGTCAATGCCGATGACGTGATTTTCTCGCTCGAGCGCCAGTGGAAGATGGATCATCCCTTCCACAATATCTCCGGCGCGAAATACGATTACTTCAAGGATATCGGCATGCCCGAAATCCTGAAGGGCATCGAGAAGATCGACGATATGACGGTCAAGATCGTACTGACGCGCGCCGAAGCGCCGTTCCTCGCCAATCTCGCGATGGACTTCAATGTCGTCCATTCGGCGGAATATGCCGATCAGATGCTGAAAGCCGGAACGCCGGAAAAGCTCGACACGGAACCCGTCGGCACCGGCCCGTTCCAGTTTGTCTCGTATCAGAAGGACGTTTCGATCCGCTACAAAGCCAATCCGGACTATTGGGCGGGCGTCCAGCCGATCTCAACGCTTGTGTTTTCGATTACGCCGCATGCGGGCGTTCGCCTCACAAAACTCAAAGCAGGCGAATGCCATGTCATGGCGTTCCCCGACCCGCATGATGTCGAGGCCATCAAGACCGAACCGAATTTGAAGCTGCTGAGCCAAGAAGGACTTAACATCGGCTATATGTCGCTCAATGTGACGAAGCCGCCGCTCGACAATCTCAAAGTGCGCCGCGCCATCAACATGGCGATCGACAAGGCCTCGATCATGGAAGCGGTCTATCGCGGTGCCGGCGTGATCGCGAAAAACCCGATCCCGCCGACCATGTGGTCCTATAATGACGACATCAAAGACTATCCTTACGATATCGAAGGCGCCCGCAAGCTGATGGCGGAGGCGGGGCTTTCCGGCGGGTTCGAGACCGATCTCTGGTACATGCCGGTGAGCCGTGCCTACAATCCCGACGGCAAGCGCGTCGCCGAACTCATCCAGATCGATCTCGCAAAGATCGGCATCAAGCTCAATCTCGTCACCTATCCGTGGGACGAATACCGCTCGAAGCTGCAGCAGGGCGAAGCGCCCATGGCGCTGTTCGGCTGGACCGGCGACAACGGCGATCCGGATAATTTCCTCAACGTGCTTCTCGGCTGCACCGCAGCGCGCATCGGCGGCAACAATGTCGCCAAATGGTGCGACAAGGACTACGACGAGCTCATCACCAGGGCGAAGGCGACGTCCGATCGCACCGAGCGCGAAAAGCTGTACCGCAAGGCGCAGGAGATCGTGAAGCGCGAGGCGCCCTGGGTGCCGATCGCCCATTCGGTCGTCTTCACGGCAACGCGTAAAAATGTCCAGAACTACAAGATGGACCCGCTCGGCCGTCATCCCTTCGAAGGCGTCGATCTCTCCGACGACTAG
- a CDS encoding OsmC family protein gives MSKTEGSAVWSGGIKDGKGAISTKSGALKDYPYGFASRFEGKPGTNPEELIGAAHAGCFTMALSLILGEAKLTAERMETKAEVTLEKVEDGFAITAVHLTLRAKVPGADDAKFQELAGKAKAGCPVSKLLNADITLDAKLES, from the coding sequence ATGAGCAAGACCGAAGGATCTGCCGTCTGGTCAGGCGGGATTAAAGACGGCAAAGGCGCCATCTCTACGAAAAGCGGCGCGCTCAAAGACTATCCCTATGGCTTTGCCAGCCGCTTCGAGGGCAAGCCCGGCACCAACCCCGAAGAACTGATCGGCGCAGCCCATGCGGGCTGTTTCACCATGGCGCTGTCTCTGATCCTCGGCGAGGCCAAGCTCACCGCCGAGCGCATGGAAACGAAAGCCGAAGTGACGCTGGAAAAAGTCGAGGACGGCTTTGCCATCACCGCCGTGCATCTGACATTGCGCGCCAAAGTTCCCGGCGCGGACGATGCGAAGTTTCAGGAACTTGCCGGCAAGGCCAAAGCCGGATGCCCGGTGTCGAAACTTCTCAATGCCGACATCACGCTTGATGCAAAGCTAGAGTCCTGA
- a CDS encoding GDYXXLXY domain-containing protein, translating to MIRRTSLVGFAIAFAVQAGLLGYMLVARASQLANGTEVRLNVIPVDPRDFLRGDYVILSYPMSQLDLAELGGDSDFDYSTPVYVELAQDGEVYKPVGVWREKPEGKIAVRGDISYWSTPSGCEKDCSVLSVDYNLEKFFVPEGEGLELETLRNDQRIQVDVAVSDNGRAALKRLRVDGEVKYEETMF from the coding sequence ATGATCCGCCGCACATCGCTTGTGGGCTTTGCCATCGCCTTTGCCGTTCAGGCGGGTCTTCTCGGCTATATGCTCGTCGCGCGCGCCTCGCAGCTCGCCAACGGCACGGAAGTGCGGCTCAACGTGATCCCGGTCGATCCGCGCGATTTTCTGCGCGGCGATTACGTGATCCTGTCCTATCCGATGTCGCAGCTCGATCTCGCCGAGCTCGGCGGCGACAGCGATTTTGATTATTCGACGCCGGTTTATGTCGAACTTGCGCAGGACGGTGAGGTCTACAAACCCGTCGGCGTGTGGCGCGAAAAGCCGGAAGGCAAAATCGCGGTCCGCGGCGACATCTCGTACTGGTCGACGCCCTCGGGCTGCGAGAAGGACTGCAGCGTCCTCTCGGTCGATTACAATCTCGAGAAATTCTTCGTGCCGGAAGGCGAGGGGCTCGAACTCGAAACGCTCCGCAACGACCAGCGCATCCAGGTCGATGTCGCGGTGTCCGACAACGGACGCGCGGCGCTGAAGCGCCTGCGCGTCGATGGCGAAGTCAAATACGAAGAGACGATGTTCTGA